TGAAGGTCTGCATCACCGGCGGCGCGGCAATGCCGGCGGATTTTATTCCGCTTTTCGAAAAGAAATTCGGCGTCCGGATCATGGAGGGCTACGGTCTGACCGAGGCCTCGCCGGTTTCCTCCTTCAGCCGCCTGGACATGCCTCAGAAACCCGGTTCGATCGGAATTCCCATACCCCGAGTCGCAGCCCGGATCGTTGACGAAACGGGGCGGGAACTCCCCCGGGGAGAGGTTGGCGAGCTGATCCTCAAGGGTGAAAATATCATGCAGGGCTATTACAAGGACGAGGCGGCGACCGCCCAGGTTATCAAAGACGGCTGGCTTGCGACGGGCGATCTCGCCCGGATGGACGAAGACGGCTACATCTTCATCACCGGCCGCAAGAAGCGGATGATTATTACCAGCGGCTTCAACGTCTATCCCCGCGAGGTCGAAGACGTGCTGAATCTCCACCCCGCCGTTCAGGAAGCGCTCGTCGTCGGCAAGGAGGATCTGCTCCGGGGAGAAACAGTCAAGGCGCTCGTCGTCAAAAAACCGGACGTGCAGCTTGAGGAGCGGGAGCTGCTGAAGCATTGCCGCACTTACCTCTCTTCCTACAAGGCGCCGCGGGAGATAGAATTCGTGGCGAAGATCGCCCATCCGGAAAAGTAGCGCACAATGGAGGAACACGCTTTGTCGCGTTCGCAAATCCCAAAAGTTATGCGTTGTAAGACGCAGATATTGTTAGTATAAACTCTATTTTCATATAAAACAGGAGAACAGCCATGGAAAAGATCCCCCAGAAAATAGAACAGCGACTTTCCGAAAAATATGCCCATGCCCCGATCGCCGAATACGGAAAACGCCAACCGGATTTTTCGACAATGGGACGTAAGAAAAAGGCGGCCCCCGGCCTGCGCAAGGTGGTAATCGTCGAGGCGTGCCGAACGCCGTACGGCCGTTTTGGCGGGGCGCTGAAGGGCTTCACCGCTCCGGAACTGGGCGCTCTGGCGATCAAGGAGGTGCTCCGTCGCACCGCCGGCAAGGTAAAGCCGGAAGAGATCGACTACGTTTTCATGGGACAGGTCGTCCCCGCCGGCTGCGGCCAGGTTCCCAGCCGGCAGGCGACCATCCTCGCCGGGCTCCCGGAGTCGGTCCCCAGCATCACGGTAAACAAGGTCTGCTCCTCCGGGATCAAGACGATTGATCTCGCCTGCCAGATGATCCAGCTCGGCCGGGCCGAGATCTGCATCGCCGGCGGGCAGGAGAGCATGAGCAACGGCCCCTACGCCCTGCCCGACATGCGCTGGGGAGTCAAAATGGGCCTCCCCTCCCGGCCTGCCGTCGATCTGACGGTAAACGACGGGCTCTGGTGCGCCTTCTACAACCGCCACATGGCCATCCACGGCTCCGAGGTGGGCGACGAATTCGGGGTCAGCCGCCAAGCGCAGGATGAATGGGCGCTCCATTCGCAGCAAGCCGCGGCGGCGGCGCTCCAGGCCGGTCGGCTCGCTGACGAAATCTTCCCGGTTGAGATAAAAAGCGGGAAAAAAACCGCCGTTTTTGACAAAGACGAAAGCCCTCGTCCCGAGACGACAATAGAGGGGCTCGCGGCCCTGCCCCCGGTCTTCAATCATAAAAGCGCCGT
The sequence above is drawn from the Syntrophobacterales bacterium genome and encodes:
- a CDS encoding acetyl-CoA C-acyltransferase, with translation MEKIPQKIEQRLSEKYAHAPIAEYGKRQPDFSTMGRKKKAAPGLRKVVIVEACRTPYGRFGGALKGFTAPELGALAIKEVLRRTAGKVKPEEIDYVFMGQVVPAGCGQVPSRQATILAGLPESVPSITVNKVCSSGIKTIDLACQMIQLGRAEICIAGGQESMSNGPYALPDMRWGVKMGLPSRPAVDLTVNDGLWCAFYNRHMAIHGSEVGDEFGVSRQAQDEWALHSQQAAAAALQAGRLADEIFPVEIKSGKKTAVFDKDESPRPETTIEGLAALPPVFNHKSAVTGGPGSVTAGNAPGINDGGDVCLLMSAEKAAELGLKPLCTILDYAEVSQPPKDIATVPGLAIKKLLEQNELTLEQLKLIEINEAFAAVVLVSAQPILGMSKEEMFAKVNVNGSAIAYGHPIGATGARILMTLAYELKRRGGGLGVCGICSGAAQGDAMLIRV